TCTCTGCCTCAGCCAACATTACCACAAATGCCTTCCATCCCTAACATGCCAACCACCACATTGCCACCTTTGCCATCAATGCCATCTTTGAACTTGCCAAACACACCTCTCCCGACCTTGCCTTCAGCCCCCAAGCTCACTCTTCCTCCCCTGCCGGCCAACATGCCTTTGCCCACCTCAATTCCCAACCTTCCGGCTATTCCCACTCTTTCGCCACCTCCATCGAATTGATTTCAGTTGCCCACTTTCATCATTTCTTATATCGAGTGGATTGAGATGCAACGACTTATATATTGGATTCAAACTTTGTTGATTTTGAGATATTCTATATACCTATTGTTTATAGGGCTTTAGTTTGTTGTTGTACTTGTGATGTTATTTCTATGTGTTCCTTTATTGTTCGAGCGTTAGCTGTTtgtaatatatgaaaatttttaaatttcttttcttgttcGATCTTCCCTCTCCTTTTGTCTCGCTATTTTATCAAATATcgttgattaaaattactaacaCAATTTACTATTAACTAACAACTAACTAGTCTACTAGCCACTAATTGGTAAATTAGACCAAAATCTAAAGCTTCCTAGATGCTTTTGAcacggcaatttatatcatggaccattgTTCACGTAG
This portion of the Ipomoea triloba cultivar NCNSP0323 chromosome 5, ASM357664v1 genome encodes:
- the LOC116020523 gene encoding protein PELPK1-like, which gives rise to MAALKNCFLFLAITLCLASVKTSSAARHLLQIPGMPQLPTIPSLPQPTLPQMPSIPNMPTTTLPPLPSMPSLNLPNTPLPTLPSAPKLTLPPLPANMPLPTSIPNLPAIPTLSPPPSN